Genomic DNA from Thermobifida alba:
ACCGGCTGTTCGGCAGCGGCATGTGTGCGACGCCCTCTCCCGGGAAGCGGATCCGTGGTGCCGGACAGGCGGACCACAGGAGGGGAAATCCGTGGATGCTGCGCCCGGCGCCGACGGTGTGAGTCCGCCCCTGAGGCAGCGCCAACGCTCCTTTTTACCGGACTCCTGACGTGAGCAGCCCCTGACGTGGGGTGTTCGTGACCTTAATCACCCGGGGTCCGAGCATCGCCGATCGGTTCGGAGCGCGTCTCACCAAGTAACAGCATCCTCGGTCGTCGTGAGGGGGAAACTTTGGCGACCATTGAACTCGACCGCCCAGCGGATGCCACCGCCGCCGCGGAGGCTCCCGACTTCATCGAGGCCGTCACGCCCTACGCGGACCAGCTCTACCCGGCGGCCCTGCGGATGACCAGGAACTCGGCCGACGCCGAGGACCTCGTGCAGGAGACCTTCACCAAGGCGTTCGCCAACTTCCACCAGTTCCGGGCGGGCACCAACCTGCGCGCCTGGCTCTACCGGATCCTCACCAACACGTTCATCAACGGCTACCGCAAGAAGCAGCGCGAGCCCCGCCAGGAGATCACCGACGAGATCAAGGACTGGCAGCTCGCCGCGGCCGACACGCACGCGTCCACCGGTTCCCGCTCGGCGGAGGCCGAGGTGCTCGACCGGCTGCCCGACTCCGCGGTGCGCACGGCGCTGGCCCGCCTGCCCGAGGAGTTCCGTCTGGTCGTCTACCTGGTCGACGTCGAGGGCTTCTCCTACAAGGAGGTGGCCGAGCGGATGGACACCCCGCTGGGGACGGTCATGTCCCGGCTGCACCGGGCGCGCCGGCAGCTGCGCGTCCTCCTCGCCGACTACGCCAGGGAGTGCGGTCTGCACGCGGGGTGACCCGGCCCCTCCGGAGTGCGGCGACCGTGCCGCTCCCTTCCCCCGACTCCTCACGAGACGGCCGGAAGGCCGTGGTGTCCGCACCGGTCGCTCCCGCCGTCGGCGCCTCCCGGACCATCCGCGATCCAGAAAGTACTAGGACGGCCGATTTTTTATTCGGATTCCCTTGTATTTTCTAGGAAGACCTGGTATTTGGGCTTTTTCTCGTTCTGCGGGATCATGAGCCGGACGACGCGAGGTGGCGCTGGGGTCTTGCGCTGTCCATAGTGATATCTGTCACGATGGCGGTAGGGCTGCCCGACCGCACCCGTTACCCCGGGCGGATCGGGCGGACAGCAGGCCGACCAGCGGCACCCCGCCAGTCGGCCACGAGACCGAGGAGCGACAGGTGTCCGACAGCACCGCTCGTGAAGAGCCAGAGCTCATCCAGCTCTTGACCCCCGGCGGAGAGTACGTCCCGCACCCCGA
This window encodes:
- a CDS encoding sigma-70 family RNA polymerase sigma factor; this encodes MATIELDRPADATAAAEAPDFIEAVTPYADQLYPAALRMTRNSADAEDLVQETFTKAFANFHQFRAGTNLRAWLYRILTNTFINGYRKKQREPRQEITDEIKDWQLAAADTHASTGSRSAEAEVLDRLPDSAVRTALARLPEEFRLVVYLVDVEGFSYKEVAERMDTPLGTVMSRLHRARRQLRVLLADYARECGLHAG